From a region of the Candidatus Binatia bacterium genome:
- the glmS gene encoding glutamine--fructose-6-phosphate transaminase (isomerizing) encodes MCGITGVASFHPIGDRLYEGVHHLEYRGYDSCGIAVLDNHHIEVRKDIGTVDEVNSKESLRNLAAQVGIAHTRWATHGRVTKENAHPHLSCHGEFAVVHNGIIANYKQLKEALARKGHAFRSDTDTEIIAHLIEERFSESGDIERALVSALQALEGSYALAVISAHDPEHIYCARHESPLIIGVGAESNYVGSDFNAFIDYTKNTVILEDGEYGIVAKDSYAIKSLRTGEAVDKAVTVIPWDSELSRKGGYPHYMLKEIHEQPSAVRAASSIGRDDIGALAERILAARRVHFMGVGTTYYVALLGQYLMAALGDLEVPAISSDEYRHLHRSDSGSLVVAVSQSGETYDTLVSLRDARERGAKTAAIVNVVGSSMARLVDQVILQGSGPEVCVVSTKAALAQMIILTRLAIEVGRLRGVLSPGTVQEHESALAALPGEIETLLNEKSGLIRAAAYRHAHVQNWLFLGRGHYYPIALEAALKMKEVTYIHAEGMPGGFLKHGTLSLVDDKLYTLVFVPPANGALHTMTMSSVEEVRARGGFVFGLAFNGVDDIFDECVTFTPRSDLTAPFLPLVAAQLLAYFTATALKRNVDKPRSLAKSVTVA; translated from the coding sequence ATGTGCGGAATCACCGGGGTGGCAAGCTTTCACCCCATCGGCGACCGCCTGTACGAAGGCGTCCACCACCTCGAATATCGCGGCTACGACTCGTGCGGCATCGCGGTTCTCGACAACCACCATATCGAAGTTCGCAAGGACATCGGCACCGTCGACGAGGTGAACAGCAAGGAGAGCCTGCGCAACCTCGCCGCCCAGGTCGGCATCGCGCACACCCGCTGGGCGACCCACGGCAGGGTCACCAAGGAAAACGCCCACCCTCACCTGAGCTGCCACGGCGAGTTCGCCGTCGTCCATAACGGCATCATCGCCAACTACAAGCAGTTGAAAGAGGCCCTCGCCCGCAAGGGCCACGCGTTTCGCTCCGACACCGACACCGAAATCATCGCCCACCTGATCGAAGAGCGCTTCTCCGAATCCGGCGACATCGAACGTGCGCTCGTGAGCGCCCTGCAGGCCCTCGAAGGCAGCTACGCCCTCGCGGTCATTTCTGCCCACGACCCCGAACACATCTACTGCGCCCGGCACGAAAGCCCGCTGATCATCGGCGTCGGCGCCGAGTCCAACTACGTCGGCTCGGACTTCAACGCCTTCATCGATTACACCAAGAACACCGTCATCCTCGAAGACGGCGAGTACGGCATCGTCGCCAAAGACAGCTACGCGATTAAGAGCCTGCGCACCGGCGAAGCGGTGGACAAGGCGGTCACCGTCATCCCGTGGGACTCCGAACTGTCGCGCAAGGGCGGCTACCCGCATTACATGCTCAAGGAGATCCACGAACAGCCGAGCGCCGTGCGCGCGGCGTCGAGCATCGGCCGCGACGACATCGGTGCCCTCGCCGAGCGTATCCTGGCGGCAAGACGCGTCCATTTCATGGGCGTCGGCACCACCTACTACGTGGCGCTGCTCGGCCAGTACCTGATGGCGGCGCTCGGTGACCTCGAAGTGCCGGCAATCAGCTCGGACGAGTACCGCCACTTGCACCGCAGCGACAGCGGTTCCCTGGTCGTCGCCGTATCGCAGTCGGGTGAAACCTACGACACCCTTGTCAGCTTGCGGGACGCCAGAGAGCGCGGCGCGAAAACGGCCGCCATCGTCAATGTCGTCGGATCGTCAATGGCTCGCCTGGTCGATCAGGTCATCCTGCAGGGCTCCGGCCCCGAAGTGTGCGTCGTGAGCACCAAGGCCGCTCTGGCCCAGATGATCATTCTCACCCGCCTTGCCATCGAGGTGGGCCGACTGCGCGGCGTGCTGTCCCCCGGCACGGTACAGGAACACGAGTCCGCCCTGGCGGCACTGCCGGGCGAGATCGAAACCCTCCTCAACGAGAAGTCCGGTCTCATCCGCGCCGCCGCGTACCGCCACGCCCACGTGCAGAACTGGCTCTTCCTCGGTCGCGGCCACTACTACCCGATCGCGCTGGAGGCGGCGTTGAAGATGAAGGAGGTCACCTACATCCACGCCGAGGGTATGCCCGGCGGCTTCCTGAAACACGGCACGCTGTCGCTCGTCGACGACAAGCTCTACACGCTGGTCTTCGTGCCGCCCGCCAACGGCGCTCTGCACACCATGACCATGTCGAGCGTGGAAGAGGTGCGGGCGCGCGGCGGCTTCGTCTTCGGCCTCGCGTTCAACGGCGTCGACGATATCTTCGACGAGTGCGTGACGTTCACACCGCGCTCCGACCTCACCGCCCCCTTCCTGCCCCTCGTCGCCGCGCAGTTGCTCGCCTACTTCACCGCCACCGCCCTCAAGCGCAACGTCGACAAACCCCGCTCCCTGGCCAAGTCGGTGACCGTGGCGTGA
- a CDS encoding phospho-sugar mutase, with the protein MTLAEILAHLDALPVAAEHRQRARDNLTYWWTNPRLAAFRPQIEKLAERGKWDLLLDAFYRTIPFGTGGRRGPVGVGSNRVNPDTVLTSVAGHVAYLRTRFPGDALRVVVAFDVRVFRDLRGVYDPTAPNPLLGLRSRDLARQASAIYAAQGIEVWTVPADDGFYLSTPELSFAIRHLGAHGGLNVSASHNHPDDNGAKFYMPSGGQPVPPEDDVLAAAVEQVTEIPDADFDEAVRRGAVRWWDAAMHARYLDENLGRSVRPEERNATVAYSPLHGTGLHTVGDLLSRAGFAVHLVAPQAEPDGTFPAVPFRIANPEVPASMDLLATEAAGIGAELGLATDPDADRIGLVAPVGGRWRAVDGNEVAVLLTAYIIENRRAQGTLPQRGFVVKTAVTTDLVRQIADSHGVQVVGDLLVGFKYVGAVLDAIERDGRWGSVSAALDDFLFAAEESNGVLVSPNLRDKDAAGGALLLAEMCAWLRGRNRSFGDYLDEIHRRYGYAANLGYSLVMDGISGTERIARMMSALRAHPPADLNGHRFASAIDHLEESVGGPIRSDTDGAARNFVQLVYDGNLRVAVRPSGTEPKIKFYVERVCTPDATWAKCDLAPVREAANADVLETTLALVDALLRAVGVRLSRPALLVSPLLALEHRIDFGERFLPDLAARLAQDADFAELGVWVDTRLAKYGTDARALVAPGVAAHFKEQSLESAVAQRLAALFPTMT; encoded by the coding sequence ATGACCCTCGCCGAAATTCTCGCCCACCTCGACGCGCTCCCCGTCGCCGCCGAACACCGACAGCGCGCGCGTGACAACCTGACGTACTGGTGGACCAACCCCCGACTCGCAGCGTTTCGCCCGCAGATCGAGAAGCTGGCCGAGCGTGGCAAGTGGGACCTTCTGCTCGACGCTTTCTACCGCACCATCCCGTTCGGCACCGGCGGCCGGCGCGGACCCGTGGGCGTCGGTTCGAACCGGGTCAACCCGGATACGGTTCTTACCTCCGTCGCCGGCCACGTCGCCTATCTACGCACGCGGTTTCCAGGCGATGCCTTGCGCGTCGTCGTGGCCTTTGACGTGAGGGTCTTTCGCGATCTCCGCGGGGTCTACGATCCTACGGCGCCCAACCCCCTGCTCGGCCTGCGCTCGCGCGACCTCGCGCGGCAGGCGTCCGCGATCTACGCCGCGCAAGGAATCGAGGTGTGGACGGTTCCCGCTGACGACGGTTTCTACCTGTCAACGCCGGAGCTGTCGTTCGCCATCCGGCACCTCGGCGCCCACGGCGGCCTCAACGTCTCTGCGTCCCACAACCACCCGGACGACAACGGCGCCAAGTTCTACATGCCCAGCGGCGGCCAGCCGGTACCGCCCGAGGACGACGTCCTCGCCGCTGCCGTCGAGCAAGTGACCGAGATCCCCGACGCCGACTTCGACGAAGCCGTGCGGCGTGGCGCCGTGCGCTGGTGGGACGCCGCCATGCACGCCCGGTACCTCGACGAGAACCTCGGACGCTCGGTGCGTCCCGAAGAGCGCAACGCCACCGTGGCTTACAGCCCGCTGCACGGCACCGGTCTGCATACCGTGGGCGATCTGCTTTCGCGCGCCGGGTTCGCCGTCCACCTCGTCGCGCCCCAGGCGGAACCGGACGGGACCTTTCCGGCGGTGCCGTTTCGCATCGCCAATCCCGAGGTGCCGGCGTCGATGGACCTGCTCGCCACCGAGGCCGCAGGCATTGGCGCCGAACTCGGACTGGCCACCGATCCGGATGCCGACCGCATCGGGCTCGTCGCACCCGTCGGTGGCCGCTGGCGCGCCGTCGACGGCAACGAAGTCGCCGTCCTGTTGACGGCGTACATCATCGAGAACCGCCGCGCGCAGGGAACCCTGCCGCAGCGCGGTTTCGTGGTGAAAACCGCGGTTACGACCGACCTCGTTCGGCAGATTGCCGACAGCCACGGGGTGCAGGTGGTGGGAGACCTGCTGGTGGGATTCAAGTACGTCGGTGCGGTACTCGATGCTATCGAGCGCGACGGTCGTTGGGGGAGCGTAAGTGCCGCGCTCGACGACTTCCTGTTCGCCGCCGAAGAGAGCAACGGCGTGCTCGTCAGCCCGAACCTGCGCGACAAGGACGCCGCCGGTGGAGCGCTGCTGCTGGCCGAGATGTGCGCGTGGTTGCGAGGGCGCAACCGCTCTTTCGGCGACTACCTCGACGAGATCCATCGGCGTTACGGCTACGCGGCCAACCTCGGGTACTCGCTGGTCATGGACGGCATCAGCGGCACCGAGCGCATCGCGCGCATGATGAGCGCGTTGCGGGCGCATCCGCCGGCGGACCTGAACGGCCACAGGTTCGCATCGGCGATCGATCATCTCGAGGAGTCCGTGGGCGGACCGATCCGTTCCGACACCGACGGCGCCGCACGGAACTTCGTGCAGCTCGTCTACGACGGCAATCTCCGGGTTGCCGTTCGGCCGTCGGGCACGGAGCCGAAGATCAAGTTCTACGTCGAGCGGGTGTGTACACCGGATGCCACCTGGGCCAAGTGCGATCTCGCACCCGTGCGCGAGGCGGCGAACGCCGACGTGCTGGAGACGACGCTCGCTCTGGTAGATGCGTTGTTGCGAGCCGTCGGCGTTCGGCTCTCGCGTCCGGCACTGCTGGTCTCGCCGCTGCTGGCACTGGAGCACCGCATCGATTTCGGCGAACGGTTTCTGCCCGACCTGGCGGCGCGCCTCGCGCAGGACGCGGACTTCGCCGAGCTGGGTGTGTGGGTGGACACGCGCCTGGCGAAGTACGGCACCGACGCCCGGGCGCTGGTGGCGCCGGGGGTGGCGGCGCATTTCAAGGAGCAGTCCCTCGAAAGCGCCGTGGCGCAGCGACTCGCCGCGCTGTTTCCCACCATGACGTAG
- a CDS encoding AAA family ATPase, whose translation MHSYDTAGIVRAMDGLPRLLALPNRSFFVFGPRGVGKSTWLRQVLPADTPVFDLLRSDVFLDLARDPALLEARVGRRAAGSWVCIDEVQKAPTILDEVHRLIEERRWRFALSGSSARKLRRGERRGRAVA comes from the coding sequence TTGCATTCTTACGATACCGCGGGAATAGTGCGGGCGATGGATGGGCTGCCGCGTCTGCTCGCCTTGCCGAATCGTTCGTTCTTCGTCTTCGGACCGCGCGGGGTGGGCAAGAGCACCTGGCTCCGGCAGGTACTCCCGGCCGACACCCCCGTGTTCGACCTGCTCCGCAGCGACGTGTTCCTCGATCTCGCCCGCGACCCGGCGTTGCTGGAGGCCAGGGTAGGCCGCCGTGCGGCGGGAAGTTGGGTCTGCATCGATGAGGTGCAGAAGGCGCCCACAATACTCGACGAAGTCCATCGGCTCATCGAGGAGCGCCGGTGGCGCTTCGCCCTGAGCGGCTCCTCGGCGCGGAAGCTCCGGCGTGGCGAGCGCCGCGGCCGGGCTGTTGCATGA